The DNA segment TGGGCCGCACTGTCGCCAACCAGTATCATATCCACACCGGCCTCAGCCGCCAGCTTCGCGGTCGTATAGTCATAGCAGCTTACAGACGTTATTTTTCTGCCGGCATTCCGCATTCCCAGAAGGTCGGCAATTGTGATCTTATCCGGCATCAAATGTGTCCCAAATCAACTAAAACACGCTGTAAAATCGTCGAAAAACCAGCAATTCATTATAGGCTGAATAAGGTATTCGTCAAGAAATGAATGAACTACCAGCCAAACGCACAAATAGCCCACTAAATAGATGCTATAGGGTAGCTCTAATAATTGCTTTTGAGCGGCAAGTAGAAGATCTTTGCGTTCCGGCAAGGAAGACAGATCAGCTTTAGTTGCCGCTAAAGCGGTTTTTGTCTGACGCCGCTCGGAATCAAAAAGATTCGCTTGTCCGCCAAAATGAATTGTTAGAGCTGCCCTATAGTCTTATTAGGCCCTGTGCTGTTTTATACCGTGGCAAGGTTTTGCTTTAAAATGAATCTACAGCCTTGAATGAACTTGTCCCCATGCGATGAACAGTATCACCTTTGAACTAAGGTGGAACTGTCTAGCTTGCGTAACGGTTACCCGACACTAGTTGAGAGGGCTCGGAAGGCTATCGAGGCCAGAGTCGAGTCGATTGCGGACTGCCCGCTAACTGTTTTAGTTCTCCCAAAAACAACCCCTTTTGCAGTGTGCTGTACACAGTCGCTCGCGGCAAACCGCAACCCAAAGGTCAGCAGTGATCCCTCTCCATCTGGGACGCAGTATCGACACCTGAATTACGGCCTTAATATATGGCGACCTTCTTCGGCCTATTCATCCACCAGTTCAAACCGAATAAGGAAGGGGGACGGGCCGCCGGGGTTTTTCATTGAGATGCCCCAACTGATCAGCTTACCCTCATCAACCGGTCTGGTCAGGTCTTCGCGAAAACACGCCGGTGCCACAGGTTTCGGCACTACTTTAACCCCTAACGGCTGACTTGTAAAATCCAACCCGTCCGGAGCATACTCGATCGTTTTGGTCAAGGACGCATAGGCACCTATTCCTTCATGCCACGGCCAGATCATTACCTCGTGACTTTTGTCAAGGATCGCTTTGCCTTGGTTCAGGCGGACATGTTCGCTCTCCGGTCTGTCGGCCACAGCAACACCCATCTTGGTGAAAAGCGGACCGCGCCTGCCATGATCGATATTACGACCCTTATAATACAACCAGACATCTTCGTCGCCATCCCCGTCAAAGTCCCTGACAAGCAGAGCGGCATCATCAACCCGATAACTGTCGAATGCGGACTTGGCTTTTTCCTCACTTGCTCTTGGTCCCACCTCAAGAGCCGGCTGCTCGCTCACTCTGGTAAACGGACCATCGGGCGAGTCCGAGACGGCTGCCCCAATTGCAGTGAAATCTGTC comes from the Anaerohalosphaera lusitana genome and includes:
- a CDS encoding glycoside hydrolase family 117 protein, which produces MLIMSATATVVGGEVEAESIDKMKAQLEGKTFRYQEVSGIGLENGITRRDPSDIIRVGETYYVWYTKVDHAKLPRNFLHLKTSGYVGTIWYATSTDEGRTWTEQGQALGLGKKGAFDSFAVFTPNIVKFGGKYYLYYTGVKPTNEDKFFFENNSTTDFTAIGAAVSDSPDGPFTRVSEQPALEVGPRASEEKAKSAFDSYRVDDAALLVRDFDGDGDEDVWLYYKGRNIDHGRRGPLFTKMGVAVADRPESEHVRLNQGKAILDKSHEVMIWPWHEGIGAYASLTKTIEYAPDGLDFTSQPLGVKVVPKPVAPACFREDLTRPVDEGKLISWGISMKNPGGPSPFLIRFELVDE